The proteins below are encoded in one region of Syntrophotalea carbinolica DSM 2380:
- a CDS encoding DMT family transporter, which yields MANGVQTASMAGTRVSARQVFEQKELGFVKRGLATALGSGMLWGLDGVILGIALAMAPFTAGATMYAAPLAGSALHDGFAGLWLALYNLFTGRWKDIGRSLKTFPGFIVCVGALLGGPIGMGAYLLGINFAGAAYAMGISAGYPVVGAIMARLILKEKISPRVWFGIITCVTGAVILGYVPPEGGTMPHFYLGIGCSLLAAFGWGTEGVLATFGMDMVDPAVAINIREATSCLVSLLAVLPFVAGVAVFGQALITPNVVWIIALAGLAGGFSYLLWYKAFSMCGCSRCMALNITYAIWGLVFSYFLTDVAITTNLVIGAVVITIGAIMVVGNPKEMINLRAEA from the coding sequence ATGGCTAACGGGGTGCAAACAGCAAGTATGGCCGGAACACGTGTTTCGGCACGGCAGGTTTTCGAACAAAAGGAGCTGGGGTTTGTCAAGCGCGGACTGGCGACGGCGCTCGGCTCCGGCATGTTGTGGGGGCTCGACGGTGTCATTCTGGGCATCGCTCTGGCGATGGCTCCCTTTACCGCTGGTGCGACGATGTATGCGGCACCGCTGGCCGGTTCGGCCCTGCACGACGGTTTCGCCGGTCTATGGCTGGCCCTTTACAACCTTTTCACCGGTCGCTGGAAAGATATCGGCCGATCTCTGAAAACCTTTCCCGGTTTTATCGTCTGTGTAGGCGCTCTACTTGGCGGCCCTATCGGTATGGGAGCCTATCTGCTCGGTATTAACTTTGCCGGTGCGGCCTACGCTATGGGCATCTCGGCCGGGTATCCGGTGGTGGGCGCTATCATGGCCCGCCTGATTCTCAAGGAAAAGATCAGTCCGCGTGTCTGGTTCGGGATTATTACCTGTGTAACCGGCGCGGTTATTCTCGGCTACGTTCCGCCCGAGGGCGGCACCATGCCGCACTTCTATCTTGGTATCGGTTGCTCTTTACTGGCAGCGTTTGGTTGGGGTACTGAAGGTGTTTTGGCTACCTTCGGGATGGACATGGTCGATCCGGCTGTCGCCATTAATATCCGCGAGGCTACTTCCTGTCTTGTTTCCTTGCTGGCAGTTCTTCCGTTTGTCGCTGGAGTTGCTGTTTTCGGTCAGGCGCTGATTACGCCTAATGTTGTGTGGATTATCGCCCTCGCAGGGTTGGCTGGTGGTTTCTCCTACCTGCTCTGGTACAAGGCTTTCAGCATGTGCGGATGCAGCCGCTGCATGGCTCTGAATATTACCTATGCCATCTGGGGTCTGGTGTTCTCTTACTTCCTGACGGATGTCGCGATTACCACCAACCTGGTGATTGGTGCTGTTGTCATCACCATTGGCGCCATCATGGTTGTTGGCAATCCTAAAGAAATGATCAACCTGCGGGCGGAGGCTTAA
- the atpA gene encoding F0F1 ATP synthase subunit alpha, whose protein sequence is MDIKAEEICAIIEQQIENFDREIEISEMGTIISVGDGIARIHGLNRAMAGELLEFPGDVIGMVLNLEEDNVGAAILGDTHHIKEGDSVRRTGRIVEVPVGEALIGRVVNGIGQPIDGGGALEGAEARQVEIKAPGIVTRKSVHQPVQTGLKAIDALVPIGRGQRELIIGDRQTGKTALAIDAIINQKGQDMVCIYVAIGQKQSTVAQVVDKLKQHGAMDYTIVVSAGASEPAPLQFIAPYAGVTMGEYFRDNGRHALIVYDDLSKHAVAYRQLSLLLRRPPGREAFPGDVFYLHSRLLERAAKLNDELGGGSLTALPIIETQAGDLSSYIPTNVISITDGQIFLEADLFYSGVRPAINVGLSVSRVGGSAQVKAMKQVAGTLRLSLAQYREMAAFAQFGSDLDAATQKQLARGARLVEILKQPQYQPLPVEKQILVIYAANNGYVDDYPLTVLRRYEEELYSFLEHRHGDLLKDLAEKKAIDTDLEARIKAVLAAFGEQFTP, encoded by the coding sequence ATGGACATCAAAGCAGAAGAAATCTGCGCCATCATCGAGCAGCAGATCGAAAACTTCGACCGTGAGATCGAAATCAGCGAAATGGGCACCATCATCTCCGTCGGCGACGGCATTGCCCGCATCCACGGTTTGAACCGGGCCATGGCCGGCGAGCTGCTGGAGTTTCCCGGCGACGTCATCGGCATGGTGCTCAACCTCGAAGAAGACAACGTCGGGGCCGCCATCCTCGGCGATACCCACCACATCAAAGAAGGCGACAGCGTAAGGCGTACCGGCCGCATCGTCGAAGTGCCCGTCGGCGAAGCGCTGATCGGACGGGTGGTTAACGGCATCGGCCAGCCCATCGACGGCGGCGGCGCGCTGGAAGGCGCCGAAGCGCGGCAGGTGGAGATCAAGGCCCCCGGCATCGTCACCCGCAAATCGGTGCACCAGCCGGTACAGACCGGCCTCAAAGCCATCGACGCCCTGGTGCCCATCGGCCGCGGCCAGCGCGAACTGATCATCGGCGACCGCCAGACCGGCAAGACCGCCCTGGCCATCGACGCCATCATCAACCAGAAGGGCCAGGACATGGTCTGCATCTACGTCGCCATCGGCCAGAAACAGTCGACGGTGGCGCAGGTGGTGGACAAACTCAAACAGCACGGCGCCATGGACTACACCATTGTGGTCAGCGCCGGCGCCAGCGAACCGGCGCCGCTGCAGTTCATCGCCCCTTATGCCGGGGTCACCATGGGCGAATACTTCCGCGACAACGGCCGCCACGCCCTGATCGTGTACGACGATCTGTCCAAACACGCCGTCGCCTACCGGCAGCTGTCCCTGTTGCTGCGGCGTCCGCCCGGCCGCGAAGCCTTTCCCGGCGACGTCTTTTACCTGCACAGCCGCCTGCTGGAGCGGGCCGCCAAACTCAACGACGAGCTGGGCGGCGGCAGCCTCACCGCGCTGCCCATCATCGAGACCCAGGCCGGCGACCTGTCCTCCTATATCCCGACCAACGTCATCTCCATCACCGACGGCCAGATTTTCCTCGAGGCCGACCTGTTCTACTCCGGGGTACGGCCCGCCATCAACGTCGGCCTGTCGGTGTCCCGCGTCGGCGGCAGCGCCCAGGTCAAGGCCATGAAGCAGGTGGCCGGCACCCTGCGCCTGTCGTTGGCCCAGTACCGCGAGATGGCCGCCTTTGCCCAGTTCGGCTCGGATCTGGACGCCGCCACCCAGAAACAGCTGGCGCGCGGTGCGCGGCTGGTGGAAATCCTCAAGCAGCCCCAGTACCAGCCGCTGCCGGTGGAAAAACAGATCCTGGTCATCTACGCCGCCAACAACGGCTACGTCGACGACTATCCGCTGACCGTACTGCGGCGCTACGAAGAGGAACTGTACAGCTTCCTGGAGCATCGCCACGGCGACTTGCTCAAGGATTTGGCGGAGAAAAAAGCCATCGACACCGATCTCGAAGCACGCATCAAGGCGGTGCTGGCGGCCTTCGGCGAGCAGTTTACACCCTGA
- a CDS encoding GGDEF domain-containing protein, with the protein MDLFLSDYAEIFENLFEGLYVVDRNRVIRRWNRAAEQLTGFTAEEMIGRRCEDNLLNHVDGHGRQLCISNCPLVEAMNEGQALENEVFLHHKDGHRMPVRVRINPLRDRCGEVVGATELFVDMSEMSGIMQQVEDLKRQTLTDRLTGLPNRACLEGELQRSLDEYKRYGWPVGLFFMDIDHFKAVNDTYGHERGDDILRLVATTLAHNCRASDIVGRWGGEEFVGLVRNATTASLLQVAERSRMLVEQSFIMVDGRPLNVTLSVGAALVREGESAAGLVRRADHLMFESKHKGRNCVSADV; encoded by the coding sequence ATGGATCTGTTTTTGTCGGACTATGCAGAGATTTTCGAAAATCTTTTTGAGGGGCTCTATGTCGTCGATAGGAATCGTGTGATCAGGCGCTGGAATCGCGCCGCTGAACAGTTGACGGGGTTTACCGCCGAGGAGATGATCGGCAGGCGGTGTGAGGATAATCTGCTGAATCATGTCGACGGTCATGGGCGGCAATTGTGCATATCGAACTGTCCCCTGGTCGAGGCGATGAATGAGGGACAGGCGCTTGAAAATGAGGTGTTTCTTCATCATAAAGATGGCCACCGTATGCCCGTCAGAGTGCGTATCAATCCGCTGCGCGACCGGTGCGGCGAGGTGGTGGGGGCCACAGAGCTGTTTGTGGACATGAGTGAGATGTCCGGGATTATGCAACAGGTGGAAGACCTGAAGCGGCAGACCCTGACGGATAGGTTGACGGGGTTGCCGAATCGAGCCTGCCTCGAGGGAGAACTGCAGCGAAGCCTCGACGAATACAAACGATACGGCTGGCCGGTCGGCCTGTTTTTCATGGACATCGATCATTTCAAGGCGGTTAACGACACCTATGGGCATGAGCGCGGCGATGATATCCTGCGCCTGGTGGCTACGACTCTGGCCCACAATTGCCGGGCCTCCGATATTGTCGGGCGCTGGGGCGGCGAGGAGTTTGTCGGTCTGGTCCGTAATGCCACTACGGCATCCCTGTTGCAGGTGGCAGAGCGCAGCAGAATGCTGGTGGAGCAGTCCTTCATCATGGTCGATGGACGCCCTCTCAATGTTACCCTTTCCGTGGGAGCGGCGTTGGTACGAGAGGGGGAATCCGCAGCCGGTCTCGTGCGACGCGCCGATCATCTGATGTTCGAAAGTAAGCATAAAGGCCGTAATTGTGTCAGCGCCGATGTTTGA
- a CDS encoding ATP synthase F0 subunit B': MDKIDWTLLVQAGNFVLLIVILQKLLYRPLQAILDQRQTRQDNAEQRSQELEAQIAQQQQAFDEQLSQARQQAQQARSAALEQAQKQEAQLLGQAHDQAAQTLAQVRRDVAAQVEAEAGRLQTLAVQLGDEVAARLLGRPL; encoded by the coding sequence TTGGACAAGATCGATTGGACGCTCCTGGTACAGGCGGGCAATTTTGTGCTGCTGATCGTCATCCTGCAGAAGTTGCTGTATCGGCCGCTGCAGGCCATTCTGGATCAACGCCAAACCCGCCAGGACAACGCAGAGCAGCGCAGCCAAGAGTTGGAGGCGCAGATCGCGCAGCAGCAACAAGCCTTTGATGAGCAGCTTTCGCAGGCGCGGCAGCAGGCCCAGCAGGCCCGCAGCGCCGCGCTGGAGCAGGCCCAGAAGCAAGAGGCGCAACTGCTCGGGCAGGCCCATGATCAGGCCGCGCAGACGCTGGCCCAGGTGCGGCGCGATGTCGCCGCCCAGGTCGAGGCCGAGGCCGGCCGGTTGCAGACCCTGGCCGTGCAGCTCGGCGACGAAGTGGCCGCGCGTCTGTTGGGGAGGCCGTTATGA
- a CDS encoding alginate export family protein, translated as MKKVRLGKKLLLGLLAACLALGAAPVQAEIYGIDYKGLHAGVGLTAAMGTFHTSNSNFGAGGVVNGDKDNSWFEAYIMPSLNLSYDSGKFGTLYGEFAYVGSQTFGGIDPIGFSQTFGGSENPGDWESELFYVGWKSGSLIPGLPENVIDISFGEQTFSIGDGFLVADAEFDGAKGCYWIAPHKSFRETAILKVNTEPVRADFFYLKADKDYADTEMYGVNVEYIKEGFGTLGASWMTVTDANEFYEDGVTENFYANRDGMDIWSVRFQGNPLTAWGLEELFLAGEYADESGGDRADVDAYGYYLEAGWTFSNLPWTPTLSYRYAFFSGDETDTDDYEAFDPMFYGFLRGWGTHFMGEVVGEYHLFNSNQQIQMVHLNLVPTDKLSVGAIYYNFKLDQNNIFGTPVTSDEYADEINLYADYALNDNVWISGVFGCAFPGEAAEQYWGDDQAMMIVEAYVSFYF; from the coding sequence ATGAAGAAGGTTAGATTGGGGAAAAAGTTGTTGCTTGGTTTGCTGGCAGCCTGCCTGGCTTTAGGTGCGGCGCCGGTTCAGGCGGAAATTTACGGTATCGATTATAAGGGGTTGCATGCCGGTGTCGGTTTGACCGCCGCCATGGGTACTTTCCATACCAGTAACTCCAATTTCGGCGCCGGCGGCGTGGTGAACGGCGACAAGGACAACAGTTGGTTCGAAGCGTATATTATGCCGAGTTTGAACCTGTCTTACGATTCCGGCAAGTTCGGTACTCTGTACGGAGAGTTCGCCTACGTCGGCAGTCAGACCTTTGGCGGTATCGATCCCATCGGCTTTTCCCAGACGTTCGGCGGTAGCGAAAATCCCGGTGATTGGGAATCCGAACTGTTTTATGTCGGCTGGAAATCCGGATCCCTGATTCCGGGGCTGCCTGAAAATGTCATCGACATCTCCTTTGGCGAACAGACCTTCTCTATTGGCGACGGGTTTCTGGTTGCCGATGCGGAGTTCGACGGAGCCAAGGGGTGTTACTGGATCGCTCCCCACAAATCGTTCCGTGAAACCGCTATCCTCAAAGTCAATACTGAACCCGTACGGGCCGACTTCTTTTACCTCAAGGCCGACAAGGATTACGCCGATACCGAAATGTACGGCGTGAATGTGGAATATATCAAGGAAGGCTTCGGTACTCTCGGTGCTTCCTGGATGACCGTGACCGACGCCAACGAATTCTATGAGGATGGCGTGACCGAAAACTTCTACGCCAACCGCGACGGCATGGATATCTGGAGCGTGCGTTTCCAGGGCAATCCGTTGACGGCGTGGGGTCTGGAAGAACTCTTCCTGGCCGGTGAATACGCCGATGAGTCCGGCGGCGACCGGGCCGATGTGGATGCCTACGGCTACTATCTGGAAGCCGGCTGGACCTTCAGCAATCTGCCCTGGACACCGACTCTGAGCTATCGTTACGCCTTCTTTTCCGGCGACGAAACCGATACCGACGATTACGAAGCCTTCGATCCCATGTTCTACGGTTTCCTGCGCGGCTGGGGCACCCATTTCATGGGTGAGGTGGTTGGCGAATACCACCTGTTCAACAGCAACCAGCAGATCCAGATGGTGCACCTGAACCTGGTCCCGACCGACAAGCTGTCCGTCGGTGCGATCTACTACAACTTCAAGCTCGACCAGAACAACATCTTCGGCACGCCTGTCACCAGCGATGAGTATGCCGATGAAATCAACCTTTACGCCGACTATGCTCTCAATGACAATGTGTGGATCAGCGGCGTGTTCGGTTGCGCTTTCCCCGGCGAAGCCGCCGAGCAGTACTGGGGCGATGATCAGGCCATGATGATTGTGGAAGCCTACGTGTCCTTTTACTTCTAA
- the atpH gene encoding ATP synthase F1 subunit delta codes for MKSTAISRRYAKALVNLAAPDGQLESTYAQLEQLQQAFACEPRLYKLLASPTLAADKIAGLLEGISNYLQLSTTLRNLLGLLQQRQRLEYFDALVADYRELADVQLGLVRARVCSAAPLDAAVQQAISAQLQKRYGKQAVLELAVEPELLGGVRIEVAGQVLDGTIRSGLRRMAGYLNS; via the coding sequence GTGAAAAGTACAGCGATATCAAGAAGATACGCCAAAGCTCTGGTCAATCTGGCGGCCCCCGACGGGCAGCTGGAGAGCACCTATGCGCAGCTGGAGCAGCTCCAGCAGGCGTTCGCCTGCGAGCCGCGGCTGTACAAACTGCTGGCCAGTCCGACCCTGGCCGCCGACAAAATCGCCGGCCTGCTGGAAGGCATCAGCAACTACCTGCAGCTTAGCACCACCCTGCGCAACCTGCTGGGCCTGCTGCAACAGCGCCAGCGCCTGGAATATTTCGACGCCCTGGTGGCCGACTACCGCGAACTGGCCGATGTGCAACTGGGGCTGGTGCGGGCCCGGGTGTGCAGCGCCGCGCCGCTGGATGCCGCGGTGCAGCAGGCCATCAGTGCCCAGCTGCAAAAACGCTATGGCAAACAGGCGGTGCTGGAACTGGCCGTCGAGCCGGAACTGTTGGGCGGCGTGCGCATCGAAGTCGCCGGGCAGGTGCTGGACGGCACCATCCGCTCCGGTCTGCGGCGGATGGCGGGATATCTCAACAGCTGA
- a CDS encoding DeoR/GlpR family DNA-binding transcription regulator translates to MVEDNGKTAKSNGQHNNSDQLLPAERHMRIRDLLQERLTIRVAELSEMMGVSEMTIRRDLETLERQGLLERTYGGAVYRQERMTHEEPYETRLKELPDIKDQIGRKAASLIEPHDTLFLHSGTTALYVLRHLDPDMPVRVYTNNVGAIQEIKGKRAELILLGGEYRPETHSMEGSLTMETLQEIHPKKAFLIPDGISFRDGITTPSFTEAALERAMIQQTRGQVIVLATHSSFGRVADLVVAPIEKVDLLIVDHKLPEEYLHDLKALGIRVLVAD, encoded by the coding sequence ATGGTTGAGGACAACGGAAAGACAGCCAAATCCAACGGACAGCACAACAATAGCGACCAGTTACTGCCCGCAGAACGGCACATGCGTATCCGTGACCTGCTTCAGGAACGGTTAACTATCCGGGTAGCCGAACTGAGCGAAATGATGGGCGTGTCGGAGATGACCATTCGGCGCGACCTGGAAACTCTCGAACGGCAGGGCCTGCTTGAGCGCACATACGGCGGTGCAGTCTATCGTCAGGAACGCATGACCCACGAAGAGCCCTACGAAACCCGCCTCAAAGAGCTGCCCGACATCAAGGACCAGATCGGCCGCAAGGCCGCGTCGCTGATCGAACCTCACGACACCCTGTTCCTCCATTCCGGCACCACCGCCCTGTATGTGCTGCGGCACCTCGATCCCGATATGCCGGTGCGCGTCTACACCAACAACGTCGGAGCCATTCAGGAAATCAAGGGCAAACGGGCGGAGTTGATTCTTCTGGGAGGCGAATACCGGCCGGAGACCCACTCCATGGAAGGGTCTCTGACCATGGAAACCCTGCAGGAAATTCATCCCAAAAAAGCTTTCCTGATCCCCGACGGCATCAGTTTTCGTGACGGCATCACCACGCCCTCATTCACCGAAGCCGCTCTTGAACGCGCCATGATCCAGCAAACCAGGGGACAGGTCATCGTGTTGGCCACCCACAGTTCCTTCGGCCGGGTTGCGGATCTCGTGGTGGCCCCCATAGAAAAGGTCGATCTGTTGATCGTCGACCACAAACTGCCCGAGGAATACCTGCACGACCTTAAAGCTCTCGGCATCCGGGTCCTGGTGGCTGATTAA
- a CDS encoding ATP synthase F0 subunit B, with translation MSRHSRRMRILCLCATTLLMAGSALASEAGGHADGQLKDFLYRLLDFGITFGALYFLLRGPLKRALSARRQRVAEALEQARQMQASAERRFAACRQQLADADAQIAQLTADLKAESALQCQRIEEQARKMADDIRSEATRSAAREIEAARKQLHQEAVRLAMELAEQRLKQQIAPQDQARLVDEYLRKTGE, from the coding sequence ATGAGCCGACATTCACGCCGTATGCGGATCCTGTGCCTGTGCGCCACCACCCTGCTGATGGCGGGCAGCGCCCTGGCCAGCGAGGCCGGCGGGCACGCCGACGGCCAGCTCAAGGATTTTCTTTACCGGCTGCTCGATTTCGGCATCACCTTCGGGGCCCTGTACTTTTTGCTGCGCGGTCCCTTGAAACGGGCTCTTTCCGCCCGTCGGCAGCGGGTCGCCGAGGCCCTCGAACAGGCCCGCCAGATGCAGGCCAGCGCCGAGCGGCGTTTTGCAGCCTGCCGGCAGCAGCTGGCCGACGCCGACGCCCAGATCGCCCAGTTGACGGCCGATCTGAAAGCCGAAAGTGCTCTGCAATGCCAGCGCATCGAAGAACAGGCGCGCAAGATGGCCGACGACATCCGCAGCGAAGCGACGCGCAGCGCCGCGCGGGAAATCGAAGCGGCCCGCAAGCAACTGCATCAGGAAGCCGTACGGCTGGCCATGGAGTTGGCCGAACAACGCCTTAAACAGCAGATCGCGCCGCAGGACCAGGCGCGGCTGGTCGACGAATATCTCCGCAAGACAGGGGAGTGA
- a CDS encoding tetratricopeptide repeat protein, whose protein sequence is MTSDTTADKAKSLAQNGLEHLKTGSYAAALEAFAEAAGLYGEKGDTAAEAGMRMNIADIFRATGQQDQALAAYRQVETLRCAMGDNTGLASTKNNIGLLLTRMKRHDEAMTVFREAMRLFEACALPDRAAEQLGNMGSVCRDRGESTPALDFYHQALQRFEQSGNRERVADQHANIAYIQAMDGETTSALSNFDKARTIYEHIGHTEKTRQTAKNIELLQSR, encoded by the coding sequence ATGACCAGCGATACGACAGCAGACAAGGCAAAGTCTTTGGCCCAAAACGGACTGGAGCACCTGAAAACCGGTTCTTACGCTGCCGCCCTGGAGGCTTTTGCCGAAGCGGCCGGTCTATACGGCGAAAAGGGGGATACCGCCGCCGAAGCCGGTATGCGCATGAACATAGCGGATATTTTCCGTGCCACCGGACAGCAGGACCAGGCGCTGGCCGCGTACCGACAGGTCGAAACCCTGCGTTGTGCCATGGGCGACAATACGGGACTGGCATCCACCAAGAACAATATCGGCTTGCTCCTGACCCGCATGAAACGCCACGACGAAGCCATGACGGTGTTCAGGGAGGCCATGCGGCTGTTCGAAGCCTGTGCATTGCCGGACCGGGCGGCCGAACAGTTGGGCAACATGGGATCGGTCTGCAGGGACAGAGGCGAATCAACGCCAGCGCTGGACTTTTACCACCAGGCATTGCAGCGATTCGAACAGTCCGGCAATCGTGAAAGGGTGGCCGACCAGCATGCCAATATCGCTTATATCCAGGCCATGGACGGAGAAACAACCTCGGCGCTGAGCAACTTCGACAAAGCCAGAACAATTTACGAGCACATCGGGCATACGGAAAAAACCCGCCAGACCGCCAAAAACATCGAACTTCTGCAAAGCAGATAA
- a CDS encoding phosphotransferase, whose translation MIKQAVRVIEDCYDIGKFKEIAQLYGGYTNFSFKLTTQTGNRFHKYLLRIYRQGTPVEHICFEHSLIEHIVANGGHMVAALVRTREGANFARRPVPNAGTSEDLLYSVFEFIGGEDKYSWTSNRLSDEEYTYSGRMLADLHNCAADFDPGPLESLHQPILKRLSALPANLDRCAERAQKSCFDQYFLKNLPDILAISQRTHDQLTQATDLPIIGIHGDFHPGNQKYNLNRVIGVFDFDRACLDLRLFDVALAVIYFCSCWEANTDGSLWLRKTPLFLRAYQKGACRSDNPGPLTTEECDFFFPMVTAANLSLIKWATDETYYLERENCPDKEYLYYLKHHVRLMRWLEKNRSKVERVLQKALFPC comes from the coding sequence ATGATCAAACAGGCGGTCAGAGTCATCGAGGACTGCTACGACATCGGCAAGTTCAAAGAAATTGCGCAACTGTATGGCGGCTACACCAACTTCAGCTTCAAACTCACGACCCAGACCGGCAACCGTTTCCATAAATACCTATTGCGTATTTATCGTCAGGGAACCCCCGTCGAACATATCTGCTTCGAGCACTCGCTGATCGAACATATCGTTGCAAACGGAGGGCACATGGTCGCCGCCCTCGTACGTACGCGAGAAGGCGCCAATTTTGCTCGCCGGCCTGTCCCGAACGCCGGCACCTCGGAAGATCTCCTTTACTCGGTATTCGAATTCATCGGCGGCGAAGACAAATACTCCTGGACATCCAATCGTCTCAGCGACGAGGAATACACCTACTCCGGCCGAATGCTGGCCGATCTGCACAACTGCGCCGCCGATTTCGATCCGGGTCCGCTGGAATCGCTCCACCAGCCTATCCTCAAACGCCTGTCCGCCCTGCCGGCCAACCTCGATCGATGCGCCGAACGGGCCCAAAAAAGCTGCTTCGACCAATACTTCCTCAAAAACCTTCCGGACATCCTGGCCATCAGCCAGAGAACCCATGACCAACTGACACAAGCCACAGATCTGCCGATCATCGGAATTCACGGCGACTTCCACCCCGGCAACCAGAAATACAATCTCAACCGGGTTATCGGCGTGTTCGATTTCGACCGAGCCTGCCTCGACCTGCGATTGTTCGATGTAGCCCTGGCCGTCATTTACTTCTGCAGCTGCTGGGAAGCCAATACGGATGGCAGCCTGTGGCTGCGTAAAACCCCTCTGTTTCTCCGGGCATATCAAAAAGGCGCCTGCCGCTCGGATAATCCCGGCCCCTTGACCACCGAAGAGTGCGATTTTTTCTTCCCCATGGTGACCGCCGCCAACCTCAGCCTCATCAAATGGGCGACCGACGAAACGTACTACCTGGAAAGGGAAAATTGCCCCGACAAGGAATACCTCTACTACCTCAAACACCACGTGCGCCTGATGCGCTGGCTCGAAAAAAATCGCAGCAAAGTCGAACGCGTACTGCAAAAAGCCCTTTTCCCCTGCTGA
- the cutD gene encoding choline TMA-lyase-activating enzyme, whose product MSEQVQAKGVVFDIQKYSMHDGPGVRTLVFLKGCPLRCQWCSNPESISPEFQVMCLADQCVSCGKCLAVCPNGVHAMESVANGSSQHRVERSVTCIGCGACAKVCPAKALRIAGKEMTVDDVVKVVMEDQFFYMTSGGGVTIGGGEPTFQHDFAAAILKQCRLNGVHTAMETCGQASWETYELLAEHVDLFLFDLKHADSDLHKKFTGVGNERILQNLKGLIELGASVLVRIPLICGVNDAPETLSAAMTWLKSTAKNAANLKGVEVLPYHRLGASKYRQLDMDYPLTDMASHTDAQLAQIQDLLSGFDLPARIVKHA is encoded by the coding sequence ATGAGTGAGCAAGTACAAGCCAAGGGTGTCGTTTTCGATATTCAAAAATACTCCATGCACGATGGTCCCGGTGTTCGCACTCTGGTGTTTCTCAAAGGCTGTCCGTTGCGCTGCCAGTGGTGTTCCAATCCCGAGAGCATATCTCCTGAGTTTCAGGTTATGTGTCTGGCAGATCAGTGTGTTTCCTGCGGCAAGTGCCTTGCCGTCTGTCCGAACGGGGTCCATGCCATGGAGTCCGTGGCCAACGGTTCGTCGCAACACCGGGTCGAGCGGAGTGTCACCTGCATCGGTTGCGGCGCCTGTGCCAAGGTCTGTCCGGCTAAGGCCTTGCGAATTGCCGGTAAAGAGATGACGGTGGACGACGTGGTCAAGGTGGTCATGGAGGATCAGTTCTTTTATATGACTTCCGGCGGCGGTGTCACTATCGGTGGCGGAGAGCCGACATTTCAGCACGACTTCGCTGCCGCCATATTGAAGCAATGCCGGCTCAACGGGGTGCATACGGCCATGGAAACCTGCGGTCAGGCTTCATGGGAGACTTATGAGCTTCTTGCGGAGCATGTCGATTTGTTTCTCTTCGATCTGAAGCATGCTGATTCCGATCTGCATAAAAAGTTTACAGGTGTCGGCAATGAGCGTATACTCCAAAATCTGAAAGGGTTAATCGAGCTTGGGGCCAGCGTTCTGGTGCGTATCCCCTTGATCTGCGGGGTGAACGACGCCCCCGAAACCCTGTCAGCCGCCATGACCTGGCTGAAGTCGACCGCGAAAAATGCGGCCAATCTCAAAGGGGTCGAAGTGTTGCCCTACCATCGCCTGGGTGCCAGCAAGTATCGCCAGCTCGACATGGATTATCCCTTGACGGACATGGCGAGCCATACGGATGCGCAACTGGCGCAGATCCAAGACTTGCTGTCCGGATTTGATTTGCCCGCGCGTATCGTCAAACATGCCTGA